A single window of Watersipora subatra chromosome 9, tzWatSuba1.1, whole genome shotgun sequence DNA harbors:
- the LOC137404622 gene encoding uncharacterized protein, with the protein MKTLRILLTISSLTSLISGEEERWVCTGKLSRVTFDDCDKLGSQGQGCYYLRHFAQYRSCADICNDVIHYSLDQSRCDAYCPDYLRNNCKVLIPSQQTTMATHPPSTTASTPTTTSTDDSEVLLLALCLVAAALVAATVSIIVRFKGTITISRHQNQDIEQTIGKDENACIIQYSIEATNEEQLDNCLNETKVPLSIILPPPYST; encoded by the exons ATGAAGACTCTGAG AATTCTGCTAACAATCAGCAGTCTGACTTCACTGATCAGTGGAGAAGAGGAAAGGTGGGTGTGTACAGGAAAGCTTTCTCGGGTAACTTTTGATGACTGTGATAAACTAGGAAGTCAAGGTCAAGGTTGCTACTACTTAAGACATTTCGCTCAATACAGATCTTGTGCAGATATCTGCAATGATGTCATTCACTACTCGCTTGACCAGTCTAGGTGTGATGCATATTGTCCAG ATTATCTTAGAAATAATTGCAAAGTACTGATTCCCTCACAACAAACTACCATGGCTACCCACCCACCCTCTACCACTGCATCCACACCTACTACAACATCCACAGATGATTCGGAAGTATTGTTACTTGCTCTTTGTTTGGTTGCTGCTGCTTTGGTCGCTGCCACTGTGTCAATCATCGTTAGATTCAAAGGAACCATCACGATTAGTCGTCATCAAAACCAAGATATAGAACAGACAATCGGAAAAGATGAAAATGCTTGCATCATTCaataca GTATTGAAGCCACCAATGAAGAACAGCTGGACAACTGCTTGAATGAAACCAAAGTTCCATTGTCAATCATCTTACCACCGCCTTACAGTACTTGA